Proteins encoded within one genomic window of Persephonella sp.:
- a CDS encoding metallophosphoesterase: MDRPVGVETDKDVVIIGDIHGCLIEFQEMVSKIHSRYGEDTIIVSVGDTVDRGDYNVETLEYCFELQKTGRFIEIQSNHNLKLYRWFKGRKVNISSGMKKTVDQILNMPEEKKKKFKEKYIRYYESLPLYLIINGSVVVAHAGIKDEMIGKANKKIKDFVIFGETTGRYTEEGFPERIDWTKNRKVDKYSPIIVYGHVVFEKPYINNKAYGIDTGCVLGNMLTGYNPFRDEFLFVQAKKQYFSFD; this comes from the coding sequence ATGGATAGACCTGTAGGAGTAGAAACAGACAAGGATGTTGTTATTATTGGAGATATTCACGGCTGTCTGATTGAGTTTCAGGAAATGGTCTCCAAAATTCATAGCAGATATGGTGAAGATACCATCATCGTATCAGTAGGGGACACAGTTGATAGGGGAGATTATAACGTTGAAACCCTTGAATACTGCTTTGAACTCCAGAAAACAGGCAGATTTATAGAAATTCAAAGTAATCACAATCTTAAGCTGTATAGATGGTTTAAAGGACGGAAAGTCAACATTAGCTCAGGAATGAAAAAGACCGTTGACCAGATTTTAAATATGCCTGAAGAAAAGAAGAAAAAGTTCAAAGAAAAGTATATCCGTTATTATGAAAGCCTTCCTCTGTATCTAATTATAAATGGTAGTGTTGTTGTAGCCCATGCAGGAATAAAAGATGAGATGATTGGAAAAGCAAACAAAAAAATAAAGGATTTTGTTATATTTGGGGAAACAACAGGCAGATATACAGAAGAAGGTTTTCCAGAAAGGATAGACTGGACAAAAAACAGAAAGGTTGATAAATACTCTCCAATCATCGTTTATGGTCATGTGGTTTTTGAAAAACCTTATATAAATAATAAAGCCTATGGTATTGATACCGGCTGTGTTCTCGGTAATATGCTGACTGGGTATAATCCGTTTAGGGATGAGTTCTTATTTGTCCAGGCAAAGAAGCAGTATTTTTCATTTGATTAG
- a CDS encoding DoxX family protein, protein MKIANPYGQFVSISDKEKDVFLLIIRLYWGWLFFRAGLWKFVNYPQASGFFEHLGLPFPEYFVIFIASVELLGGILLFFGLFSRVVALILTFNMIGALIVGHREMLFSVFSNPEDFYTAPPLTFLIVSMVVLFFGAGKFSLDYLISKKLSYSF, encoded by the coding sequence ATGAAAATCGCTAATCCTTACGGTCAATTTGTTTCTATTTCGGACAAAGAAAAAGATGTTTTTCTCCTGATAATAAGGCTCTATTGGGGCTGGTTGTTTTTCAGGGCAGGATTATGGAAATTCGTTAATTATCCGCAGGCTTCAGGATTTTTTGAGCATTTAGGCCTTCCATTTCCGGAATACTTTGTGATTTTTATAGCTTCTGTTGAGTTATTAGGAGGAATACTGCTGTTTTTTGGCCTGTTCTCACGGGTAGTTGCCCTTATTCTCACATTCAACATGATAGGTGCATTAATAGTAGGCCATCGGGAGATGCTGTTTTCTGTTTTTTCAAATCCGGAAGATTTTTACACTGCACCACCTTTAACTTTTTTAATTGTTTCAATGGTTGTTTTGTTTTTTGGTGCCGGAAAATTTTCTCTGGATTATCTAATCAGCAAAAAATTAAGTTATTCATTCTAA
- a CDS encoding DUF692 domain-containing protein, with the protein MISGTGLGLRLPFIEEIYDHSEKPEWFEIAPENWIKKGGYLRKLFENLRQDFDFVAHGLSLSIGSPDPVNFDFLKELKDFLDYYQIEIYSEHMSFSIYNGKNSYELLPIPYTEDVAQFISDKINQVQDFLQRPFIFENASTYVRFPIGMDELDFFEMVIEKTDSKMLLDINNIFVNSVNHNFDPYEYIEQIKPEWVAYYHIAGHERIDDSLIIDTHGADIIEEVYKLMDFTLKKIGSRPVLLERDNNIPPYDILLKEYQNLKGRVNAIEKRNNQNLQQLF; encoded by the coding sequence ATGATTTCAGGAACAGGGCTGGGTTTAAGGCTTCCTTTTATAGAAGAAATCTATGACCACAGTGAAAAACCGGAATGGTTTGAGATAGCTCCGGAAAACTGGATAAAAAAAGGTGGATATCTCCGTAAACTTTTTGAAAATTTAAGACAGGATTTTGATTTTGTGGCTCATGGGTTGTCCCTTTCAATAGGGAGCCCTGACCCTGTTAATTTTGATTTTCTAAAGGAATTAAAAGATTTTCTGGATTATTATCAGATAGAAATTTATTCTGAGCATATGAGTTTTTCTATATATAATGGAAAAAACAGCTATGAGCTATTGCCTATCCCTTATACCGAAGATGTAGCTCAGTTTATCTCAGACAAAATAAATCAGGTTCAGGATTTTTTACAGAGACCATTTATTTTTGAAAATGCTTCAACATATGTGCGATTTCCTATTGGAATGGATGAGCTGGATTTTTTTGAGATGGTGATAGAGAAAACAGATTCAAAAATGCTCCTTGATATAAACAATATTTTTGTAAATTCTGTTAACCATAATTTTGACCCCTATGAATATATAGAGCAGATTAAACCGGAGTGGGTAGCCTATTATCATATAGCCGGACATGAGAGGATAGATGATTCTCTTATTATTGATACACATGGAGCAGATATAATTGAAGAAGTTTATAAATTGATGGATTTTACGCTTAAAAAAATTGGCAGCAGACCTGTTTTACTGGAAAGGGATAATAATATTCCACCTTATGATATTTTACTTAAAGAGTATCAAAATCTGAAAGGCAGGGTGAATGCCATTGAAAAAAGAAACAATCAGAATTTACAACAGC